The Salvelinus alpinus chromosome 21, SLU_Salpinus.1, whole genome shotgun sequence genome has a segment encoding these proteins:
- the LOC139547903 gene encoding A disintegrin and metalloproteinase with thrombospondin motifs 8-like: MCSKRCFVLLVLCVLDKSLSKLFESEEIVPVRINGRNSGRFWKRSEEQPRFRLSAFGRDFTLNLSPDNSFLSPTLTIQRIKAKDIHTLRSASGAQGRHSETETDFHNLINKTEEIERDLRSCFYSGTVDSNQDSVVAVSICYGILGSFVTDGDEYLIEPKVLGSGRRERSTEQLHFIKRRTPTEAPNHTKTVFDQLREESNVKADNERFLHEKKDPERQLRGKRFVSAPRFIETLVVADTSMTHFYGDEIKHYILTLVSVAAQLYKHPSIKNPVHMVVVKMVVVEDEEVGPSLSNNGGVALRNFCAWQQQFNPASQRHPEHYDTALLFTREDICGHQSCDTLGVADVGTMCDPKRSCSVIEDNGLQAAFTAAHELGHVLSMPHDDSKNCERMFGNLGGHHMMAPLFVHLNKTFPWSPCSALYVTEFFDNGHGDCLLDPPESILPLPSELPGTTYSLDRQCQQMFGEEFVHCPNTSDSDVCSQLWCREEGKPHCTTKNGSLHWADGTTCATNKSCLHGACMAAHEVTQPKVVVDGGWGAWGPWQQCSRTCGGGVEFSYRECTDPVPQNGGKYCEGQRVQYQSCNTQACEDNDVKSFREEQCEKYNTFNYLDILGNMKQWIPKYAGVSPRDRCKLFCRAKGSSEFKVFEAKVVDGTTCGPDTTSVCVQGQCVKAGCDKEIGSNKRLDKCGLCGGNGLSCRKITGSYNKATYGYSDIVTIPVGATNIDIKQRSHRNIKHDGNYLAIKRESGGYILNGNFSVSTVEQDIPVLGAVLKYSGSSTTLERIQSFRQLREAITIQLLATAGEASPPKVKYTFFIPKDVHFTKSKERKASLHMIQAFGVPQWRLGEWSECSKSCGSGWSRRNVECRDNAGFHSNTCDKDLKPTDIRPCADLPCPIWQMGPWSSCSQTCGQGERRRSVVCIDYTGKTVESEKCDTNKQPAPVSGECVYQMC; this comes from the exons ATGTGTTCAAAACGGTGTTTCGTTTTACTAGTTCTGTGCGTATTAGACAAATCACTTTCGAAATTGTTTGAATCCGAGGAAATTGTACCTGTCAGGATAAATGGAAGAAACAGCGGTCGTTTTTGGAAACGAAGTGAAGAACAGCCCAGGTTTAGACTCAGTGCCTTTGGTCGCGATTTCACTTTGAATTTAAGCCCGGATAACAGTTTCTTATCTCCTACACTGACAATTCAACGCATCAAAGCAAAAGATATCCACACTTTACGCAGCGCCTCAGGTGCCCAAGGGAGACACTCTGAAACTGAAACTGACTTTCACAACTTGATAAACAAGACCGAGGAGATAGAAAGAGATTTGAGAAGCTGTTTTTACTCGGGGACTGTGGACTCCAACCAAGATTCTGTTGTTGCGGTCAGTATCTGTTATGGCATCCTTGGATCGTTTGTTACAGACGGGGATGAGTATTTAATTGAGCCCAAAGTGCTCGGctcagggaggagggagagatccACTGAACAGTTACATTTTATCAAAAGAAGGACGCCCACAGAAGCACCAAATCACACTAAAACTGTCTTTGATCAACTGAGGGAGGAGAGTAATGTAAAAGCAGACAACGAACGTTTTCTGCACGAGAAAAAAGATCCTGAGAGACAATTACGAGGGAAACGCTTTGTATCAGCACCACGATTTATTGAGACGCTGGTGGTTGCAGACACGTCGATGACACATTTCTATGGAGATGAGATAAAG CACTATATCCTGACCTTGGTCTCTGTGGCAGCCCAGCTTTACAAACATCCCAGTATCAAGAACCCTGTCCACATGGTGGTGGTGAAAATGGTGGTGGTGGAAGACGAGGAGGTTGGACCGTCACTCTCCAATAACGGGGGAGTCGCTCTGCGTAATTTCTGTGCCTGGCAACAACAGTTCAACCCGGCCAGCCAGAGGCATCCTGAGCACTACGACACTGCTCTGCTTTTTACCCGAGAG GATATTTGTGGACATCAGAGTTGTGACACCCTAGGGGTTGCTGATGTGGGAACCATGTGCGATCCAAAAAGGAGTTGCTCTGTCATTGAGGACAATGGACTTCAAGCAGCCTTCACTGCTGCCCATGAACTTG GCCATGTGCTGAGTATGCCTCACGACGACTCCAAGAATTGCGAAAGGATGTTTGGGAATCTAGGCGGCCATCACATGATGGCCCCTCTGTTCGTTCACCTCAACAAGACTTTCCCCTGGTCCCCTTGCAGCGCTCTCTACGTCACAGAGTTCTTTGACAACGGACACG GCGACTGCCTCTTGGATCCACCGGAGAGCATCTTACCGTTACCCAGTGAACTCCCAGGCACCACATACAGCCTCGACCGCCAGTGTCAGCAGATGTTTGGGGAGGAGTTTGTGCACTGCCCCAACACCTCTGACAGTGACGTCTGCAGCCAGCTGTGGTGCCGGGAGGAGGGCAAGCCCCACTGCACCACCAAAAACGGCAGCCTCCACTGGGCGGATGGCACCACGTGCGCCACCAACAAGAGCTGTCTGCACGGTGCATGCATGGCCGCCCACGAAGTCACGCAGCCAAAG GTGGTTGTGGATGGCGGCTGGGGCGCTTGGGGACCATGGCAACAGTGCTCCAGGACATGTGGAGGGGGTGTGGAGTTCTCCTACAGGGAGTGCACAGATCCCGTGCCCCAGAACGGCGGCAAATACTGCGAGGGCCAGAGAGTTCAGTACCAGTCTTGCAACACCCAGGCGTGTGAGGATAATGATG TGAAGAGTTTTAGAGAGGAGCAGTGTGAGAAGTACAACACCTTCAACTATCTGGACATTCTGGGGAACATGAAGCAATGGATTCCAAAGTACGCTGGTGTGTCGCCCCGGGACAGGTGTAAACTCTTCTGCCGGGCCAAAGGCAGCAGTGAATTCAAAGTCTTTGAAGCCAAG GTTGTCGACGGCACCACATGTGGTCCCGACACTACGTCTGTCTGTGTACAAGGCCAATGTGTCAAGGCGGGCTGTGACAAAGAGATCGGCTCCAACAAGAGGCTTGACAAGTGTGGCTTGTGTGGTGGGAATGGCCTCAGTTGCAGGAAGATCACTGGTTCATACAACAAAGCCAC TTACGGTTATAGCGACATTGTGACCATTCCTGTCGGGGCTACCAATATTGACATCAAACAGCGCAGCCATAGAAACATCAAACACGATGGAAACTACCTGGCGATCAAGCGAGAGAGCGGTGGCTACATACTAAATGGTAACTTCTCTGTATCCACGGTGGAGCAGGATATCCCTGTTCTCGGGGCTGTGCTGAAGTACAGTGGCTCATCCACCACCTTAGAGAGAATCCAAAGCTTCAGACAACTGAGGGAGGCCATCACCATCCAGTTGCTGGCCACTGCTGGGGAGGCATCTCCACCCAAGGTCAAATACACATTCTTTATCCCCAAAGATGTGCATTTCACTAAATCCAAAGAGAGAAAGGCTTCGCTGCATATGATCCAGGCTTTTGGTGTGCCCCAGTGGCGTTTGGGCGAATGGTCAGAATGCTCCAAGAGTTGCGGCTCAGGGTGGTCCCGAAGGAACGTCGAATGCAGAGACAACGCTGGTTTCCATTCCAATACCTGCGATAAGGACCTGAAACCCACAGATATCAGACCCTGTGCTGATCTGCCGTGCCCCATCTGGCAAATGGGGCCTTGGTCATCCTGTTCACAAACTTGTGGCCAGGGGGAACGCCGACGCAGTGTTGTCTGTATAGACTACACCGGCAAGACTGTTGAGTCGGAGAAGTGTGACACCAATAAGCAACCCGCGCCAGTGTCGGGAGAGTGTGTTTACCAAATGTGCTAG
- the LOC139547904 gene encoding zinc finger and BTB domain-containing protein 44-like isoform X3 produces MVNALQSKYTKTKMGVKTFTHSSPTHSQEMLEKLNALRNEGHLCDVTIRVQDKLFLAHKVVLACCSEFFRSKLVGRPEEEDKFVLDLHHVTVSGFTPLLEYAYTSTLSISTENIIDVLAAASYMQMFAVASICSEFMKSSILWSAGNMGQEKPQESALGESASSHCALTPLDSSLSPVSSDCSVMERNIPVCRESRRKRKSFIMMSPESPLKCTSQITSPQMPNPSPSSFSETATQPVDSSLAFPWTFPFGIDRRFHPDKQPKLPESPRRLDQAGPSEVSRRLSDFLACESSIKAPLSLAGPEEDVRVKVERLSDEEVQETLSQPVSASQSSLSDQQTVPCSEQVQEDLLISPQSSSIGSIDEGVTEGLPSMQSTSNAGGHAEDDERLESLQYPYHLYISPSTRPGTNGPDRPFQCPTCGVRFTRIQNLKQHMLIHSGIKPFQCDRCGKKFTRAYSLKMHRLKHEVISSCPTT; encoded by the exons ATG GTGAACGCCCTCCAGAGCAAGTACACTAAGACAAAGATGGGGGTCAAAACCTTTACACACAGTTCCCCCACGCACAGTCAGGAGATGCTGGAAAAGCTAAACGCCCTGCGCAACGAGGGCCACCTCTGCGATGTCACCATCCGGGTGCAGGACAAGTTGTTTCTGGCGCACAAGGTGGTGCTGGCCTGCTGCAGCGAGTTCTTCCGCTCCAAACTGGTGGGCAGGCCTGAGGAGGAGGACAAGTTTGTGTTGGACTTGCACCACGTCACGGTGAGCGGCTTCACCCCTCTGCTGGAGTACGCCTACACCTCCACCCTTTCCATCAGCACGGAGAACATCATCGACGTTTTAGCCGCCGCCAGTTACATGCAGATGTTCGCTGTGGCGAGCATATGCTCAGAATTCATGAAGTCCAGCATCCTCTGGAGCGCCGGGAATATGGGGCAGGAGAAACCGCAGGAGTCGGCTCTCGGCGAGAGTGCTTCCTCCCACTGCGCCTTGACCCCATTGGACAGCAGCCTGTCACCTGTATCGTCTGACTGCAGCGTGATGGAGAGGAACATCCCTGTGTGTCGCGAGTCGCGCCGCAAACGTAAGAGCTTTATCATGATGTCCCCAGAGAGCCCACTCAAATGCACCTCACAGATCACCTCGCCGCAGATGCCCAACCCATCGCCCTCCTCCTTCTCAGAGACCGCCACCCAGCCCGTGGACTCTTCCCTGGCCTTCCCGTGGACCTTCCCCTTCGGTATCGACCGGAGGTTTCACCCGGATAAGCAGCCCAAGCTTCCCGAGAGCCCACGCCGTCTGGACCAGGCAGGGCCCTCGGAGGTGAGCCGCCGGCTGAGTGACTTCCTGGCCTGTGAAAGCTCCATTAAGGCGCCACTGTCGCTGGCGGGTCCCGAGGAGGACGTGCGTGTGAAGGTGGAGAGGCTGAGTGACGAGGAGGTCCAGGAGACATTGTCGCAGCCCGTCAGCGCTTCCCAGAGTTCTCTGAGCGACCAGCAGACAGTGCCCTGCAGCGAACAGGTCCAGGAGGACCTCCTCATCAGTCCGCAGTCCTCCTCCATAG GTTCGATAGATGAGGGAGTCACAGAAGGGTTGCCCTCAATGCAAAGTACATCCAATGCTGGAGGCCATGCTGAGGATGATGAAAG ATTAGAAAGCCTCCAGTACCCTTACCACTTGTACATAAGCCCTTCAACCCGCCCTGGCACTAACGGGCCTGACAGACCTTTCCAGTGCCCCACGTGTGGCGTCCGATTCACCCGCATACAGAACTTGAAGCAACATATGCTCATCCACTCTG